The genomic stretch CTCCTACGTGTACATATTCATGTAGTCTGAATTGAGCTTCTGTTCTGACACATTCCATTTTGAGTACTACATCCCAAAACCAATTTGGAAAAACACTGCATTATTGTCTTGAGCAGCTTTGGGCTTATTTCATGCAACTCTGACCAGAATAACTAAAGCAAGCAGAAGGTAAACCACATCTCAGGGCTTCTTTACTCTCTTTCAACATCCTTTTAAATGGTAGAAATACATATTTTATAGGTAGAAATATTCACAATATGTCTATCACTAGCGTGTGACAGTGCTTCAGCAATATAGTTTAATTACAAACTCAGATCATGTGATTTGAATAGTTTTTTAATGTGAAGATCACAGACATAAGATGATGTGTAACCATCTTATTTACAGGTCTCAGAAGAAGAAGTGTCATCCAAGCTTCTTTTTTATACGTTTGTGCCGTTGCTGAAGACATTGCCAATTAAAATCACGCTCACAGAGGCTGTGAAAACAGGACTACTCACAGGCAAACCAAATAAGGTACTTGGCACCAACTTCAATCAGCCACTTTTGTGTGGTCTCAATTCTTACACTGTAAAAGAAAAATATGTTGATTCCACATAAAATTGTAAGGGAACCAGCTGCATCAGGATTGTGCATTTTCAACTGGTTGCCTTACAATTAATTGTATGTTGAATAAAcatattttttattgtattttttttatacagtGTATGCATAAATACATGCACTCAGATAATATCCCTGTCAAAATATTGTTAATAATGCACCAACTGAACAGGATGAGATGACGTCTCTTCATTGATACAGCTATTTCAAATGTCATACTCTCATCAAATGAGAAAGAAATTGAAAATATGTTTGACCAATCCATGTTTGCGTCCATTTCCACAGTCTCAAACTTTGGCTGTAGCTTTTGTTGGTTTTCAATGCACCTGATTATGAAATGACAATGTTTATATAACATCAGTTGTCAAGTAGTTACTGTTGATATGGGAATCAGTTTTTCATTGAGCGAATCTTTCACACCACGCCCATGGGATTTTCAATGCGCTTCAATTCAAGCACTCAGTTAGCGGATCCATTTAGTTAAGGCAACCATGAAGCAAGTCTGTTGGCTATGTCGTGTAGAAAAATACTGCATTATCACATGGACAGAATTGTATCAGGCTTGTAGTACATGAGGTGTGGTTGTGAATAATATCTAGAGGGACTGGCTCAATAGGTTACCATAGATACAAATGTGAAGAGTTCAAAAACTCCAGGCCTTTTTTCTTTACCATGGTAACATACAGAACACATCTGCAAGTTATTTATTTATAGTCAATCTTAGGTTGTCTTTTGTGATGAATATGAAGGTCTGAGTTATGCACATGGATATCTAAGAGTCTGCTGTTCAGAAAACCAGCAGATGTCACAAGGAGGTTATTTCATAGGTGAATATAAACTGCAGGAGCAAACATGaagtagtatacagtatatactacaaATCAGGATAGATCAGGATACAAGTCTAGGTCCCAAAGGCTCCTTAtcatcttctacccccaagccatatgactgctgaacaattaatcaaatggacaCCCGGACAATTTACATTCTTGTTATCATGGATCAGTCTCAACCATGTCAATCATACCGTATGCCAAATGGTGTGGATTATGCAACAACTGTTGTTAAAGAGCTTCTCTTACTGTAGAAGTCCAGCTTGACCTTTTTCAACATCCATTTGGAGTACAATTGAAAGAAAGACACAATACATTGTTTTCTCCGCATAATAATTACATTTTAAATGCAGTGTATCACACATCTAGTTAACATCTAGTGAATCTAGTGAATCTCTGAAAGAAAACACTAACATTTATGAATGTTTCGTTTCATTTTATTTAGACAGTGACGAAAGATTTCTAAATGAATTGTGACTGTATGGAGAACATACTGTGTAATTCTGTCGTCAGTCAGTCATCCAGGACGGGTGTCCCTTCTCCCCTAGAGAAACGACTTACTATAATTATGAAGAACAAATAGTATCAGTTAAGCTCTTACTCAACCAGTGAGGCATGTGGTAGTGCATGTGGTAGTGCATGTGTACAGTTCATGTGGGACATGTGTTCTGGTAAAAGGAAACCCAGGAGAGAGACATAATTACACATCCCGCTCTCGCTTAGGAGCTGGAAGTTATACACAGGGACTTGCCGAGGTTCACTTCAGGATTGCTCAGGTTACAGTAACTCATCTAAGTGGCTCATCAAGGTTTCCTGATCCTCTGTCAGAATTGAGGAGTTCCCAAGCAGAAGGCGACTGAACACACCATGTCGGACGGAGGGCTTTTCAAGGCAGAGGTGATCTATATCAGTGACGGTGAAAAACGCGGAGCAGGGGACATGGTCCAACAGGAGACATATACTCGGGTAAGTGCTTATGCTCTACTCTTACTACCTCAATGTGATACTCGCATTTACAGCAGAACCAACAACAACATGAATCACAATGTGAATCTTaaagctttgtattcatgttCTATATGTCGCACCTTCTCTGCTTGAGGCCAAGACATAGTAACTTTAATGGAAGTTGGGCAAAAATATTTGATAATAACAATGTTTTTCTAAGGCTAACAGCTTGACTCCCTTCCATATGTGACCATTTTAATGACGTACTGTAGCTTCTGAGATTAAATCTATACATAGTAATAAAAATGACACACAAATGGCAGATCggaatttttggttccaaccctaCTTGCCTTTGCTTGTACCTTTTAAATGAGAGAACATGCCTTATGAGATTCAATTTTTACATAGTATACCAAAAGACAAACAACTTGGTTATATGAAGCTATGGTTACAATCCTGATTTGAAGTTGGGTCTCAGATATGCAATGTATTAGTGATTATGTAAAAATCAGTTTTTTTTTACCCTTTTCTAAATTATATTTGCCTGAGACTGCTTTAATTACTTTGCAAATGAATGGCAAAATGTTTATGTATCATGGTTCAATAATTCAGAatttgaaatgaaatgaaatcaaataAATCTACCTCATTGACAGTCGTCTTCAGTTATCATTAGTCAACAATGTGTTAATTAATATTCATAGAACCTTTTCACCCCTATCCCATGTTTTTTCCCCTTCTCAGTTGATATCTCCTCCTGATCACACAACCCCACCCCAGACCCCTCCCCCTATAAATACCCAGCCAGAAAATACAGTCCACCATTTTGTATCCGGGCCCGCTACTATGGAAACAGCTGTTAACAAACACCAGGGCATTTCTCAGCAGCAGTGGCACAACACCCCTGTGGGTGCTGAGGTCAGCTTGGATCTCTTTTTAAATAGGGAGTCTGACTCAGACGAGAGACTAAGCCCCGCTAACTCCACAGACCTGTTTCCTGCTTCTTCCAAGAGTCAGAGTCAGGAGTCCATCCTCTCTGAGAGTTGGGACAAAGACAGGAGCTGGTCAGCACTGCAAATGTCCCCTGAGACGTCTTGCGCGGTGTCCCCGTGCTCCTCAGTGAGATCTGGCATGTTCACCCCCTCTGTTGTGCGAGTCAAGAGGCACTTCCTAGAACCTGGCTCCAGTTTAGTCCACATGCCGCCAACCTGTCTCTCACCAACTTGTTGTGCAAGTCCCTCCTCgtccccctgtcccctgtccccccgCTCCCGCCACAGGCCCCCTCCCACGCGGCTCTCCCTGCTAACAGCTATCCTCCGAAAGGGCCGCCTGCCAGTCCTGTCCCCTACTCTGACTCTACAGAGACCCTACTCCCCCTGCTGGCCCATTCACCATGGGACTTCCTGTAACGCCTGCTCTGCAGCCTCCAGTGTGGCCTCTATTCCTCTGGAGGTGTTCTCATCCAGGGCCCAGTCCTCAGCCTCCATACACAGCCCAGCTCAGAGTTACCATCACagggatggatgtgtgttagagTCCCTTAGATCTGTCAATGCACCCCTGTCCATAGAGTCTAAGGAGCTTTCCACCTCATGGAGAATGGTTGGCCCTCACAGCCCACCATTAAGACACTCAGAAAAACTGAAATCAAACAATGGAATTATCTCTGAGAGGGTCACCTCCCCCTCTTATCGAAGCCTTGTGGCATCACCAGTGCCACCGTTGTCTCAAGCGTTCCCTCAAAACCTCCCCAAACCAGTAGACCACACCAAAGTTCCAAGTCCACCTCTGTACTCATCACACTCACGATTCAGACGTCTGTTTCCTGAACCACTCGACAACTCAGTTAACTCAAGACTTAACTCACTGTCGCCTGAGCCGAAACCAGTTAAGAACCAAGGGGCTTCTGTGCCCCAAGATTCAAATCAACCCCTGTATTCGTCACACTCAAGACTTAAATGTCTGTCTCCTAATCCAGCTCACAACCAGGGGACCTCTGCATGTCAACCTCTTTACTCATCCTTCTCAAAGCTCAGCTCATCGCCTCCCGGAATAGTAAACTCCTCATCAAACTCAACACTCGACTCACTGTCTCCCGGACCAGTAAACACCTCTTCAAACTCAACACTTGACACACTGTCTGCTGAACCTAAACCAGTTAGCAAGAACTTTGTACAAGCTCTGAATTCTCACATACAATCAAAGCTCACCTTTCTGTCTTCTGCACCTGCTAATAACCAGGATACCTTTAAGGCCCTCAATACGTCTACACCTGAAGTTTCCTCCATGGGAACCTCTAACAATGGGGGGATTTCTATGGGGACCCTTAACACACGGGGGACCGCAAGGCCCCAAGTTTGGAGTCCACTGTCCTACTCATGTCTTTCCAGGTCtcctaaacctccctctctctcctgctgtgcCCCAGAGGGCCATCTTTCTGCCTCATCCCACTCACCCAGTGGCATAGTTTCCTCTGCACAGAGGTACACAGATACAATATCACCAACCCCATTACAGAACGGCCTGAAAACACCTCCACCCTCGATGCTGCAACTCGGTGTCTCCCCAGCTCACAGAGCTTTCCACCTCACTCCCACCCTCTACACACCCCCAGGATGTCCATCCCCTAAGCCCCCCACTCCCCCTTCTACACCTGACCGTTtcaccctctccccttctccgGCGCCCCTGACCCGCGACCttactccgtctccctctctctccctgcgcTCTACGCCCTCTCCATGCCTATGGAGGGAGATGTCAGACTCCATTGATACAAAAAGAAAGGTAGCTACTCTGCATGCTGGCATGCAGTCCAATCGCACGCCACCTGCATGAGTCAAGTAAACAAGGACAAAGGAAACTATTAATGTTCTGTGACCGACATTGAGTACTGTAAGAATGATTGCGTATCTGGCAAGATGCCACTCGGCTAAAAATGATCTTGTTAACTTACAACCTCTAACAGTAACTATATTGTCCTTGGTTCCCAACTGTCATATTTGCTTTTCAGAGACAGTTAGTGAAAGTTTTTTTTCATTAAAATGTTGTAGGGTTCAAGTGCATTATGTCTAAACAGAATTGTGTTGTTACATTGAGAAATTGAATCATTTTGAACATTTCTAGCAAAGCCCAGCCTGGGAATAGCACTATAAATAagatttgttttgtatttttcatATCCCTCCACCTATCCCTCTCAACTCTAGCCACACAAGATCAAGTTAAGCTATAAAGCCCTCGCTGCAATTCCCACAAACATCGTTCTGTTGGACCAGCAGGTAAGTACAGTCTGCTGACGTTTCTGTTGAAAACCCAATATCCCTATCTCATTGTTAATTGACAATCAGCCAGGAACATTACAGTTAAACAGCTGCCAAATTATGgttgatacagacacacctgacCTGGATCAATCGGCAGTAGAAACAATAAACTGTTTTTCCAACCCCTGTTTTGTTAAAAAGCTGACAGATAGGGCTGGAGAAAATGTAACCATTCAAAATTATAGACAGAGTTagggatgcaaggactgaccatccatgatataaaaATTACAGTTTCaatcatgttttgaggctatatagcgtttgtttacatttactttgtttacaaacaatggagtTAAACAAGCtaatattttgggttctgatggggtacgacagttgaactaagctcatgaggcatttttaAGTTATATTCTtgaagaatcaatgggtacacaTCATACATTTATAAGTCCAAATATGTCTGTAGTAACTGCCCCTTTTAAGTTCAACAGTCCAAATATGTATGTAGTAACTGCCCCTTTAAGTTCAACAGTCCAAATATGTCTGTAGTAACTGCCCCTTTAAGTTCAACAGTCCAAATATGTCTGTAGTAACTGCCCCTTTAAATTCAACAGTCCAAATATGTCTGTAGTAACTGCCCCTTTAAGTTCAACAGTCCAAATATGTCTGTAGTAATTGCCCCTTTAAGTTCAACAGTCCAAATATGTCTGTAGTAACTGCCCCTTTAAGTTCAACAGTCCAAATATGTCTGTAGTAACTGCCCCTTTAAGTTCAACAGTCCAAATATGTCTGTAGTAACTGCCCCTTTAAGTTCAACAGTCCAAATATGTCTGTAGTAACTGCCCCTTTAAGTTCAACAGTCCAAATATGTCTGTAGTAACTGCCCCTTTAAGTTCAACAGTCCAAATATGTCTGTAGTAACTGCCCCTTTAAGTTCAACAGTCCAAATATGTCTGTAGTAACTGCCCCTTTAAGTTCAACAGTCCAAATATGTCTGTAGTAACTGCCCCTTTAAGTTCAACAGTCCAAATATGTCTGTAGTAACTGCCCCTTTAAGTTCAACAGTCCAAATATGTCTGTAGTAACTGCCCCTTTAAGTTCAACAGTCCAAATATGTCTGTAGTAACTGCCCCTTTAAGTTCAACAGTCCAAATATGTCTGTAGTAACTGCCCCTTTAAGTTCAACTGTCCAAATATGTCTGTAGTAACTGCCCCTTTAAGTTCAACAGTCCAAATATGTCTGTAGTAACTGCCCTTTTAAGTTCAACAGTCCAAATATGTATGTAGTAACTGCCCCTTTAAGTTCAACAGTCCAAATATGTCTGTAGTAACTGCCCCTTTAAGTTCAACAGTCCAAATATGTCTGTAGTAACTGCCCCTTTAAATTCAACAGTCCAAATATGTCTGTAGTAACTGCCCCTTTAAGTTCAACAGTCCAAATATGTCTGTAGTAATTGCCCCTTTAAGTTCAACAGTCCAAATATGTCTGTAGTAACTGCCCCTTTAAGTTCAACAGTCCAAATATGTCTGTAGTAACTGCCCCTTTAAGTTCAACAGTCCAAATATGTCTGTAGTAACTGCCCCTTTAAGTTCAACAGTCCAAATATGTCTGTAGTAACTGCCCCTTTAAGTTCAACAGTCCAAATATGTCTGTAGTAACTGCCCCTTTAAGTTCAACAGTCCAAATATGTCTGTAGTAACTGCCCCTTTAAGTTCAACAGTCCAAATATGTCTGTAGTAACTGCCCCTTTAAGTTCAACAGTCCAAATATGTCTGTAGTAACTGCCCCTTTAAGTTCAACAGTCCAAATATGTCTGTAGTAACTGCCCCTTTAAGTTCAACAGTCCAAATATGTCTGTAGTAACTGCCCCTTTAAGTTCAACAGTCCAAATATGTCTGTAGTAACTGCCCCTTTAAGTTCAACAGTCCAAATATGTCTGTAGTAACTGCCCCTTTAAGTTCAACAGTCCAAATATGTCTGTAGTAACTGCCCCTTTAAGTTCAACAGTCCAAATATGTCTGTAGTAACTGCCCCTTTAAGTTCAACAGTCCAAATATGTCTGTAGTAACTGCCCCTTTAAGTTCAACAGTCCAAATATGTCTGTAGTAACTGCCCCTTTAAGTTCAACAGTCCAAATATGTCTGTAGTAACTGCCCCTTTAAGTTCAACAGTCCAAATATGTCTGTAGTAACTGCCCCTTTAAGTTCAACAGTCCAAATATGTCTGTAGTAACTGCCCCTTTAAGTTCAACAGTCCAAATATGTCTGTAGTAACTGCCCCTTTAAGTTCAACAGTCCAAATATGTCTGTAGTAACTGCCCCTTTAAGTTCAACAGTCCAAATATGTCTGTAGTAACTGCCCCTTTAAGTTCAACTGTCCAAATATGTCTGTAGTAACTGCCCCTTTAAGTTCAACCGTGCAGTCGGATTTTGGGGCAACAAGTTGAGGAATGAAAAATTTAAGTATTTTTAGTGACTGAAATTAGGTGGTTTATTCAGTCAAATGGAGGAATAACATGCTATAATAATAACATGCTTATTGGAATGAGTCACTACAGTTCTCATTTCGTCAACAGAATTGGAATGACTTGATTTTGTTACTACAGAAAATGAATGACTTTTGATTGTGCCTGTGACAGGGTTGACATGCTTCAGACTGAGGATAGAAGTGGATGACAGGAACATTTACAAAATGCCTGACAGCCTCAAACGCTTTACAAATGTTGACTCAATAGAAAATACATTAAAACATGCTCCATTGAAAGAATTAAAAAAGTTTGTAAAACCTTGAAAGTTGTTCTATTCGTTCTGTGTAGATCACATGACAAAGGAAGAGAACATATACTACAAAGAAAAACTTTCATACAGTATGTGAGGATCAGGAAAATTCTCACACaaaagggtgatcaaattaagatcctacacctgtacgtACTGTACTGTACGTTGTGTCCATTGATGTTTCCATCTCAATTTATATTGCTTTCACAGGCAATTGATGATCAAGTGCACAAAGAAGGAGATTCACAGGACCCAGTGGACAGACGTAAGAAAGAGGACACACATGCAGAGGTACAGTACAGTGGAGTATAGTGAAGAACAGTGTGGCCTCTGATTCCTAAGACACTGTGTACTTGTTGCATCaattattttgtaaatatattcTGTAAATGCTTGTTTGCCACAACTTTTCTTTACACGTTTCCATGTAGACGTACTTGACTTTGTGGCAGCTGAGCATCTGTACTGTAAAAAAGTCCACGACTTTCTCTGAAGTTTTCGGAAACCAATTTAGTCCGTTCAAAAGTAAAGTGCAAATTTCTATTTTAAAACCATATATTGCAGAACTGTTAGCTTGATGATAAAGGTCTTGTTAATAATATTACAGCTACTATAGCCTTGCCTATATGCTGCAAGAATGTCTATTTAACTGCTGATTCTCTCTACAGATGTGTTCCCCTGCACAGTTGCGAAAGCAGTCAGAAGATCTGTACGCTGTCATAGACGAAGTGTTAGAGGACCCCATTCCAATGGTGAGTTTTTTATTGACCTGCACTCACTTGAGCCAAAGTAGAAGAGATCAAATTAAGTGTTCTCTTTTATGATTACTTTTGGCATCTTTCAGCGCCAAGCATCTCCCGCTCTCGCGTACTCCAGGGAATCAATGGACAAATGTGCACCAAAGGTATGTAAGATGCTGTTCAGGTGGGCCTTCGTGCTTCAGCAAACTAATTAAAGGAGGGCAGCTCAATAGCAATGTCAAAAATCAGGAGAAGGGCTTACCAAGAAAAACTTCCAATGTAAGAAGCACTCACAGCAAtatgtagaatagaatagaacacttTTATCCCCCAAGAAGGAACTTCAGTTGTGGCAAGTCAgataaggggcggcagggtagcctagtggttagagcgttggactagtaaccggaaggttgcaagttcaaacccccgagctgacagaactgccgttctgctcctgaacaggcagttaacccactaacccccattgaaaataagaatttgttcttaactgacttgcctggttaaataaaggtaaaataaaacaagataaagatatatatagtaaatatacaaacaacaacattcaCATGTCTGATACAAATGCTTACAAGGTATAATATATAcaagatataataataatatatacaagATAAACATACTGCACACATTACTGCACACACTGGTAAAAAAAACTGTTAGTGGTTCTCTTGGTTTCAAAAGAGTATACGCCCTGATTGCGCTATTGCATATTTACTATTAAGTGGATGTGTTATCCAAAATGATTTCTTTACCCCTCTTACATGAGCGGTCTGTTTAAATGTCTCGTAGGTGGCTCGTCTCTTATGTCAGACTTTGTTCAGTTTCTCATAACTTATTAGAAAGAAATAATGTGATCCATTCTTATTGGCAATCTAATGCACAACGGAAAACGTTGTATCACTATGCATGTCTATAAATCTCAGTGAAAACTCAAATAATCTCATTACATTGCATACAGGTACAGTAATCTCATTACATTGCATACAGGTACATTAATCTCATTACAATGCATACAGGTACAGTAATCTCATTACATTGCATACAGGTACATTAATCTCATTACAATGCATACAGGTACAGTAATCTCATTACATTGCATACAGGTACAGTAATCTCATTACAATGCATACAGGTACAGTAGCATAATATCCCTTTCTACATCCATTATTCCAACTGTCTTTGtatgttggagtgtgtgtgtgcattcgtgtgtgtgtgtgtgcgtgcgtgcgtgtgtgcttgtgtgtgtgcgtttggtCAGATACTGATCATATGAAATGAGATGATCCTCTAACTGGCTGATAATTATGTTGGTAATATCCCCTTCCATAGGGCTACACAATGTGTTACACAAAGTGGATTGAAAAGACAGTCCAGATGTATAAAGGTGACATTCAGGATCATAACAGTCTACTTATACAATTACCACCACAAACAGCCCAGCAAGTAGATAAACTGACTTTACCAGGAATAGTCTTCTCATAAAGTTGTCATTATTTGCGTTTCTCTGTCTGCTTTCTCCCACATGTAGCGATACACTTCATTGCCAAGGTCATTGGGACGTGAAACGAAATATGTGAGTATACATATGCATGTTTGTTTTGTCCCCTAAGCAAGATCCACTATATATTCCAAAATAAATGAGAATGCTTGTTATTGTGCATCTGGAACTGCAAACTTGCTCCCTAAAGGAACAAAACAAACAATTTTCAGGCTCTACAAAAAGATTAATCTGATGTCTACATTGGAAAGCACAATAACTTTGTTGACTAATTACTGTGTCTGTAATTAAATGACTACACAATGTGCTATATTTGATCAATCCATGAGGTATTCTTTGTTGTGCTGTTATCATTTCTCGTATGTGTTTGTAAGAAAATAAATGAATAGAATATCCTGAAAAAGATTGACCTCATGAGATTTGGAGATACCCTGTATATGAAAGCAGGTTACATTGCATAGGGAACATCAACATTTTGTTTCTTAGAGTAGTGGGTATGTCTGAGAAGGGGATTTTCTGAGTGAAAACTTGTGGCGGACTTTTGCTTTCATGATATCATTACGGTGGGGATGTTCTACCCCTCAATGGGTCTTCAGATATCAAGCTGGAAATGTAATCTGTTATAGTTAATAAACTATATCTGTAAATATTTAGATTAATACAACAACTTACTGAAGTATCTCAGCATGCAAACAACATGACAGCTTTGTCTGGGGAACGAGACTGCATGATAAGACAGGACTCAAAACAAAACCAGTCATGAATGTTTCattatgttgcatttatattcaCTGAACTTTACGAATCTTACATCAAGAGACACATCATTATTTTCAAGATTTTGTCTTCAGTAGAGTCCATTGTCATCGAAGCCAAAGAAAGACTCTTTCTAATCAAAGGAAGACTAGTTCTTTGTGCAGCAAGTTGACACTTGGATgattacatactgtatgtgggatcttaatttgatcatcctgttgCAGGATAACAGGAAATGTAAAGCTTGTTGTGTATTTAAGgtttaaaaggcttctgaagtttatttccactttgaaattgtAGACTTTTATTTTCCCTTTACAAAAAATGTATTAACCCATACTAAAATGTCAATTTAATTATAATCAAAATGATAATTCACCTGTTCTTACAGGATAATttttctgctgtagcaaactgggtcaaattaagatcctacgttTGTAGGAAAAATCCAAAATACATCATCaacattatatacagtatgtgctgatattttattttttacaggcAACCTTCAACCTACAACGGTCTGTTGAGAGAAAACTGGCAGACACCTATAAGGTAGTTATTCTATTGCAAATATGTCAAATCTGTTTAAACTATGTTATGCTAATGAATGGCCATCACATATGCTTTGCTATTTCTTTATTAAGTGTATATTTACTGTGATCTTATGTTTTCGTTATCTACTAAATCAAATTAATCGAGACATATTTTCAAACCTTACAGACCAAGCCTGGCGTAATTCGACCTGCCAATATTATCCCAAGATTGCCAGAGGAAAATGATGATGAAGCATTTCATCCAAACCCCTTCAAACAATATCTGGACGAGTTGACTGTCAATGACCAGAACAAGGTAGGCATAGTTTAACCCACAATACCTTGGTATTAGGTTACCTCAGAACACATATCTGTTGAAAACAACTACGTTTATCTTATGGGATTGCCTGATTCATTCAGAGTATGCATATTAACCAGCACTTAGACATAACTGTTTCCAAATAGCATACTTGACATACAAAAATGGGAAAGTGGGTTTAGTGTAGAACTTCTGCATAAGTCTCTGTTTACTTGTAAAGGTTTTACTTTAGAGGCTttcctttttttcttcttttttttatttgtagATTTTCagacatgggaacagagacaTTGAAACAGTACAACACACCCAGTCCTTTAAAACCCCGCCCACCCCACCGCTTctgtccgtccctccctcccttccttcctccctcccacccaccccttccatcccacccccaccccccaccccccaccccccaccccccaccccacccctccctccctccccaccaagGCATCATACCAAGACAtcataaaataaaaaatttaaatagacacaaaaaaaaacattgagaaaaacaaaaacaaaaacaaaaacaatagcaATACTTTGTGACAACAATCGTAATGATTGGTCACACAACAGCACTACTGATCTTTATTAGCAGCTCCAACACATCTGGCCCATATCATTGCCTCTTAGTCCTTGTCCCGGGGACCCTGAGGGGCGCACAACCCCACCCC from Oncorhynchus keta strain PuntledgeMale-10-30-2019 chromosome 24, Oket_V2, whole genome shotgun sequence encodes the following:
- the mlip gene encoding proline-rich protein 36 isoform X1, whose translation is MSDGGLFKAEVIYISDGEKRGAGDMVQQETYTRLISPPDHTTPPQTPPPINTQPENTVHHFVSGPATMETAVNKHQGISQQQWHNTPVGAEVSLDLFLNRESDSDERLSPANSTDLFPASSKSQSQESILSESWDKDRSWSALQMSPETSCAVSPCSSVRSGMFTPSVVRVKRHFLEPGSSLVHMPPTCLSPTCCASPSSSPCPLSPRSRHRPPPTRLSLLTAILRKGRLPVLSPTLTLQRPYSPCWPIHHGTSCNACSAASSVASIPLEVFSSRAQSSASIHSPAQSYHHRDGCVLESLRSVNAPLSIESKELSTSWRMVGPHSPPLRHSEKLKSNNGIISERVTSPSYRSLVASPVPPLSQAFPQNLPKPVDHTKVPSPPLYSSHSRFRRLFPEPLDNSVNSRLNSLSPEPKPVKNQGASVPQDSNQPLYSSHSRLKCLSPNPAHNQGTSACQPLYSSFSKLSSSPPGIVNSSSNSTLDSLSPGPVNTSSNSTLDTLSAEPKPVSKNFVQALNSHIQSKLTFLSSAPANNQDTFKALNTSTPEVSSMGTSNNGGISMGTLNTRGTARPQVWSPLSYSCLSRSPKPPSLSCCAPEGHLSASSHSPSGIVSSAQRYTDTISPTPLQNGLKTPPPSMLQLGVSPAHRAFHLTPTLYTPPGCPSPKPPTPPSTPDRFTLSPSPAPLTRDLTPSPSLSLRSTPSPCLWREMSDSIDTKRKPHKIKLSYKALAAIPTNIVLLDQQAIDDQVHKEGDSQDPVDRRKKEDTHAEMCSPAQLRKQSEDLYAVIDEVLEDPIPMRQASPALAYSRESMDKCAPKRYTSLPRSLGRETKYATFNLQRSVERKLADTYKTKPGVIRPANIIPRLPEENDDEAFHPNPFKQYLDELTVNDQNKSTHPFVTIHENEALMSKKLDNTLLGKMGADGSISSGNLALNTERNSENNSTTEEEDNIIISSLLITESEEPKANPAKDGSRQGGATSFNLTKVKMEAFETHI
- the mlip gene encoding proline-rich protein 36 isoform X3, which produces MSDGGLFKAEVIYISDGEKRGAGDMVQQETYTRLISPPDHTTPPQTPPPINTQPENTVHHFVSGPATMETAVNKHQGISQQQWHNTPVGAEVSLDLFLNRESDSDERLSPANSTDLFPASSKSQSQESILSESWDKDRSWSALQMSPETSCAVSPCSSVRSGMFTPSVVRVKRHFLEPGSSLVHMPPTCLSPTCCASPSSSPCPLSPRSRHRPPPTRLSLLTAILRKGRLPVLSPTLTLQRPYSPCWPIHHGTSCNACSAASSVASIPLEVFSSRAQSSASIHSPAQSYHHRDGCVLESLRSVNAPLSIESKELSTSWRMVGPHSPPLRHSEKLKSNNGIISERVTSPSYRSLVASPVPPLSQAFPQNLPKPVDHTKVPSPPLYSSHSRFRRLFPEPLDNSVNSRLNSLSPEPKPVKNQGASVPQDSNQPLYSSHSRLKCLSPNPAHNQGTSACQPLYSSFSKLSSSPPGIVNSSSNSTLDSLSPGPVNTSSNSTLDTLSAEPKPVSKNFVQALNSHIQSKLTFLSSAPANNQDTFKALNTSTPEVSSMGTSNNGGISMGTLNTRGTARPQVWSPLSYSCLSRSPKPPSLSCCAPEGHLSASSHSPSGIVSSAQRYTDTISPTPLQNGLKTPPPSMLQLGVSPAHRAFHLTPTLYTPPGCPSPKPPTPPSTPDRFTLSPSPAPLTRDLTPSPSLSLRSTPSPCLWREMSDSIDTKRKPHKIKLSYKALAAIPTNIVLLDQQAIDDQVHKEGDSQDPVDRRKKEDTHAEMCSPAQLRKQSEDLYAVIDEVLEDPIPMRQASPALAYSRESMDKCAPKRYTSLPRSLGRETKYATFNLQRSVERKLADTYKTKPGVIRPANIIPRLPEENDDEAFHPNPFKQYLDELTVNDQNKVSLLRTSSHLQL
- the mlip gene encoding proline-rich protein 36 isoform X2; translation: MSDGGLFKAEVIYISDGEKRGAGDMVQQETYTRLISPPDHTTPPQTPPPINTQPENTVHHFVSGPATMETAVNKHQGISQQQWHNTPVGAEVSLDLFLNRESDSDERLSPANSTDLFPASSKSQSQESILSESWDKDRSWSALQMSPETSCAVSPCSSVRSGMFTPSVVRVKRHFLEPGSSLVHMPPTCLSPTCCASPSSSPCPLSPRSRHRPPPTRLSLLTAILRKGRLPVLSPTLTLQRPYSPCWPIHHGTSCNACSAASSVASIPLEVFSSRAQSSASIHSPAQSYHHRDGCVLESLRSVNAPLSIESKELSTSWRMVGPHSPPLRHSEKLKSNNGIISERVTSPSYRSLVASPVPPLSQAFPQNLPKPVDHTKVPSPPLYSSHSRFRRLFPEPLDNSVNSRLNSLSPEPKPVKNQGASVPQDSNQPLYSSHSRLKCLSPNPAHNQGTSACQPLYSSFSKLSSSPPGIVNSSSNSTLDSLSPGPVNTSSNSTLDTLSAEPKPVSKNFVQALNSHIQSKLTFLSSAPANNQDTFKALNTSTPEVSSMGTSNNGGISMGTLNTRGTARPQVWSPLSYSCLSRSPKPPSLSCCAPEGHLSASSHSPSGIVSSAQRYTDTISPTPLQNGLKTPPPSMLQLGVSPAHRAFHLTPTLYTPPGCPSPKPPTPPSTPDRFTLSPSPAPLTRDLTPSPSLSLRSTPSPCLWREMSDSIDTKRKPHKIKLSYKALAAIPTNIVLLDQQAIDDQVHKEGDSQDPVDRRKKEDTHAEMCSPAQLRKQSEDLYAVIDEVLEDPIPMRQASPALAYSRESMDKCAPKRYTSLPRSLGRETKYATFNLQRSVERKLADTYKTKPGVIRPANIIPRLPEENDDEAFHPNPFKQYLDELTVNDQNKSTHPFVTIHENEALMSKKLLQDVYAEELELFDRPHGDPID